CTGCTGATCCGTTACCATCCAAGCCCCCCTTTCTTAGCTATTGGCTTGGATAGTTTAACTCTTTTCTGCCCTCCCCGTGGGGAATTTTAATTGTCGCCGGTGGGGAATTTTAATTGTCGTCCATCAGCCCTCAATGGTAAAATAATTTCCATAGCCAGCGGTAAAGAAAATTCCACAGGTGGGAGATGAATCTGGTACAATTTCTCCTTGAATTTTTTAGCAAAGTATCAAGGAGGAATAGAAGAATAATGGTAGGAGTGGCTATGTACACAACCATTAAGACACTATGGGAATTGAGGAAGAGTAAGAGTGAAATTGCCCGGATAACCGGACATGATAGGAAGACAGTAAGTAAAGTAATCAAGAATATAGAAAGTGGGCATGAGGAACCGGCAAGGAAGGAGCAGCAGAGCATCATAGACCCTTATAAAGAGAAGATAGTACAGATGCTGGAGGAGGGGTTAAGTGGAGTAAGGGTACACGAGGAGATATCAGCCCGAGGGTTTAGCGGCAGCTATGAGGCAGTGAAGAAGTATATTTCAAAGCTCAAGAGGAGCGAGGATATTTTTGTACGGGTTCACACACCGGCGGGGCAGGAGGCGCAGGTAGATTTCGGCTACGTGGGCAAGATCAATGCGTTGGCCAGAAGGAGTTTGTTGTCCACGGTGTAAAATCGACACGATTTTGGATAGATTGGGAGGAGTATCCCAAATTGCAGTATCGTTGCCGTGAGTGTAAGCACTGGTGGACCGATTTGTCAGAGACGATATTTTGAGGGCACTCGCCTTCCTCTCTCACATTGGCTTGTAGCTTTGGATTTGTTCCGGCAGGGCAAGAGTGCTCTGGCAGTGGCCCAAGAGCTTGCTGTCAATCGCCATACAGCAGAGAGAATGCACCGGCTCTTGCAGGATGAGTTGTGGATAAATCGTCCTGGAGAGAAGCTTTCAGGGATAAGCGAATCGGATGAAGTATATATCATCTGCGGTGCTAAGGGAATCAAACAAAAAGATCGTGCTCCCCGTAAGAGAGGGCTCAAAAAGCGTGGACGAGGCACAGCGCAAACTGATAAGCCCCCTGTGATTGGGGTGGTGGAGCGAGACAGTGGGGAAATTCGCTTGGAGGTCTGCCCTAATGCAAATAAAGAGACTTGCCATGAAGTGATAGAAAAACATGGAGAGCCCGGCTCTACCCTGAACCCAGATGATTGGGGAGGGTACAATGGGCTTGAAGACAAAGGTATTAAGCACAAGACTGTTTGCCACAGCCAAGGGGAATATGCCAGAGATGATGATGGCGACGGAATCAACGAAGTACATGAAAACACTATGGAAGCTATCTGGTCACTCCTCCGCCAGTGTGGCTCCGATCATACCGAGGAGTCAGAAAGATGTACCTGTACTTGTATGTCAACTCCTTTGAATTCTTCCACAACATGAAACGACGAGTCTCCGATGTCCTTTATTCATTACTCCAAACTCTCTTGGCTCCTCACGGTATCTAGGCATGAGCGTTAATTTTCACAATTATGCAAACTTTTTCTTCCCTGCCAGCCACTTTTTCTTCCTGTGAAACGCAAGCCCAGCTAGCTGAACCGTCGCATGCGGATATTCAGCAGGAGTCCGACGGCTGCCATATTGGTAACCAGGGATGTTCCTCCATAGCTTAAAAATGGGAGTGGTATTCCGGTGACCGGCATAAGGCCGACGACCATACCGACATTGGTGATTACGTGGAAGGCGAACATGCTGATAACGCCCATGGCCATGATTGTGCCGAGCTGGTCCTTGGCATGGAGAGCGCAATCGATCCCTTTGAGGATGAGGAACAAAAAGAGTCCGATTACCACGATACAGCCGAGAAATCCCCATTCTTCCGCCAGCACGGAAAAAATGAAGTCTGTATGGTGCTGGGGAATGAACCGCAACTGGCTCTGGGTTCCGGCCAGGAACCCCCGCCCCAGCCCGCCTCCGGAGCCCACGGCAATTTTGGATTGCAGCACCTGATAGCCGATTCCCAGGGGATCGAGATTCGGTTTGGCGAAGCTCAGGATACGATTGACCTGGTAAGGTTTCAGATGTCGCCAGACAATCGGTATGGCCCCCAGACCGGAGCCCACCAGCAGGAACATCCACCGTAAGGGGACTTCGGCGACCAGAAGCATGATCATGAAAATCGGTAAAAGCATCAGGGCAGAGCCCAGGTCCGGCTGCTTGACAACCAGCACGAGGGGGATGCCGAGCAGGACAAGAAGGATGATCATCTCCCGCAGTCTGATGTCTTCGCTGTGATGACGGGACAGATAGCCGGACAGGATCAGAATCAGAATGATTTTGCTGAACTCCGAAGGCTGGATTGAAATACCCATAACGCTGATCCAGCGGTTGACACCAGCCCGGCTTCCTGCCCCTCCCGCCAGAAGATAGATTAAAAGGATGTTATCCACAATATAGAAAAATATCCCGTAGCGGATGATCTGGTGATAATCGATGCTGATGATTACCAAAAGGCCGGCCAGGGCAAGTATCGCCTGATAGATCTGCCGCTGGTACAGGCCCCGTAAGGCAGGATTGGGAGCGCTATGGGTGGCGCTGAAGATCAGGACTATCCCGCAGGTGACCAAAAGACAAACCGCTGTCAGCAAAGACCAGTCAAAATTAGTCAGCAACCGGCGATCAAACATTTCCCGAAACTCCCGCTTTCTTCTGTCCCGGAGCTCCTGCTTTTTCTTGTTCTGAAGCTCCTGGTTTTTCCCGTCTCGCAGCTCCTGCTTTTCCCTGTTCCGGAGCTTCCGCTTTTTCCTGCACTGAAGATTCTGCCTTATCCTGTCCCGGAATTCCTGCCTTTTCCTGTTGTATTCCGGACCGTTCCTGCTTCAATTGAAAGTACTTGAGAAAGACCTCTTTCGCCAGAGGCGCACAGGCAGCCCCCCCCTTGCCCCCATGTTCGACGAAGACAGCCAGGGCAATTTCAGGCTGTTCGAATGGAGCAAAGCCGCAAAACCAGGCATGATCTTTAAGCTCGTCCGGCACATCATCATCTTTTGCGGAGTTATCCCGCAGACTGATCATCTGGGCAGTCCCCGTCTTTCCAGCCACCTTGATGTCAGGGAGCGCGGCCCTGGCACCGGTGCCATACTCGTTAACCACGCCAAACAATCCCAACCGGACCACATCCAGCGATTTTTGGGAAATATTCAATTTCCGTATGACCAGCGGTGGAACTTTCTGGATAACTTCTCCCTGGGTGTTGAGGACCGAGAGTACCAGTTGAGGACAGTACAGGGTCCCTCCATTGGCTACGGTAGCCATAAGATTGGCTGCCTGGAGAGGAGTAACCGAGATGAACCCCTGGCCAATGGCCATGGACAGGGTATCCCCCGGATACCATTTCGTCTTGAGGGCTTTGAGCTTCCAGGCCGGGGTGGGAATAAACCCGGATTCTTCATTCTCAAGGAGAATGCCGCTCGTCTGCCCAAGGCCGAAGAGCTGGGCATAGTGGGCAATATTTTCCGCACCGATCTTGGCTCCTGCCTGGTAAAAAAAGACATTGCACGATCGGACTATTGCCTGGTGCAGGGAAATCCGGCCATGCCCTTCTTTTTTCCAGCACTTCCAGTTCCACCGCCCGATGCTTACACTTCCGCCGCAATAGAAGGCCGATGATTCATTCAGCGCCCCTGTTTCCAGACCGGCAAGGGATACGATAACCTTGAAAACGGAGCCGGGTGGATATTGGCTTTGAATGGCCCTGTTCTGCAAGGGATACAAAGGGTTATGAATGAGGTCGGACCACTCCTTCTGGCTGATGCCGGAGGCAAAGGAGTTGGGATTGAACGAGGGGCGACTGGCCATGACCAGGACCTCACCCGTTCGCGTGTCCAGGGCTACGATTGCTCCGGCTTTATCCGCCAGAAGCTCCTCGGCCAGCTTTTGCAGCTCAAGATCAATGGTCAGCACCAGGTTATCTCCCGCCTTCGGGGCCTCGTATCCGAGAACCTGCATCTCTCTTCCCCAGGCATCCACTTCGATCTGTTTTCCCCCATCCTGCCCGATAAGGAAGCGGTTACAGACTTTCTCCAAACCGAACTGGCCGATTTGATCCCCTGCATGGATATCTTTATAGATCTCCTGATGCAACTGGCGTTCGGATATCTCACCTACATAGCCAAGTACGTGGGCGGCCAGCTCATTTTCCGGGTAACTTCGGACCGTACCAACAGTCACGTTTACTCCGGGAAGGTTGAGCTTGTATTCCTCTATGGCGGCCAGTTCGAAAAAGGTAAGATCTTTTTTCAGGATGATCTCCTTATATGGCCCCCACCGGGGAGCGGCCTGAATTTTTTCCCGCAGTTTGGCCACAGGCATATTCAGTATCCGGCTCAGGGAATCGATTTCCTTATCCAGGTCCCCGGTATCTTCCAGAGTGATCGTGGCCTGATAGGATGGCCGGGTTGCACTTAAGATCCGCCGGTTCCGGTCATAGATAATGCCGCGGGGAGCAGTGATTCTGACCAGACGGATCCGGTTATTCTGGGAAAGCGCCAGGTACTTCTCTCCCTGGATGATCTGCATAAACAGGATACGGATGGTAATGGTGAAAAAGGCTACCAGAATGAATCCTGTCACCAGTATGACTCTCCGGAAAAGGTGCTCGTTCTTATCCTGGGTTAATTCGGTCATCCTCGAAAATCCACCTTTTATGAAGCAGGTTTATCGTCCAGAAAAGGATCGGGGCAAGGATCATATTATAAACAGCCTCCGGGAGAACCAGCTCCAGAATAGTCTCATGGATACCCCGGCTCAGATGAAAGACCTGCAGGACCACAAGAAAAAAGATACCCTCTAGCAGGGAGAAAAAAAAGACCATCAGCATCTGAACCACCGGGTTCTTGGTATTCAGCCTTCTTTCCGCTTTTTTGCAGAGATATCCGAACAGGGTCTTCGTCAGAGCGTTGCTTCCCAGGATACCGGCGGAAAGAACATCCTGCAGGAATCCCAGTAAAAAACCCAGGCAGGTGCCCACTTCCTCCTCCCATCGCAGGCTGATGTAACAGACAACAATCAGGACCAGGTCTGGTTTGATGCCGGAAATGACCAGAATATTGAGGGCGGTACTCTGGAAAAATACCGAAGCCAGGATAAGGACGAAGAAAAACAGGAAATTTTTCAGTGTCATACTTTCAAATCTCTGAGACCGCCTTATAATTCAGGAAAGGGCCGCTCTCCCCCTCGAAACGGCGGGGTGAGCATTCAGGGAGCTAGAATTTAGGGGTCCTCTTGATAATCAAGACCTCTTCGAGTCTTGAAATCTTTGCCTCCGGAATCACCTCAACATACTGGAAGAGGTCATAATTATTTTTTTGAACCTTGCTGACTACGCCGACCACCACTCCTTTCGGGAAAACACCTCCGATGCCGGAAGTAATGACCCGGTCTCCCCGCCTGATATCCAGATCCTTGCCGACATATTTGAGGATGCAGTAGTCCTTGCCACTGCCGGCAGCGATCCCTTCGGCGCGGTTTCTTTGAATCAGAACCGCCACGCTGCTATGGATATCGTTAATCAGTAATACTTTCGCGGTATGGTTGGTAACTTCCTGAACCTTGCCGACGATTCCGCCATAGGTGACAACCGGCATGTTTACCGCCACTCCATCCATACTGCCCTTATCCAGCAAAACGCTTTTGCACCAGTTGGTGGAGTCCTTACCGATAATCTGGGCGGAGAAGGTAGGCTCCTCGATTTCTTTGCGAAAATCGAGGAGCCGCCGCAGGCGCTGATTGGCCTGTACGGCTTCGATATATTGATTATTCAAACTTTTCAGGAACTCGATCTGCTGCCTGAGCTCCTTGTTTTCCTGCCGGACGCCTATCAGGGCAATATAGTCATACCAGATATATTTTACCCCCCGGACCATGGACACGGATACTTTATGGATTGAGGAAAACAGGGTGATGGTTGACCGGAGCAGAGAATTGGCTCTCTTGCCCTGAAAGCCCTGAAAGGTGATTAGGAAAAATGAAATCAAGAGGAAAAAAATCAGGAGAGAAAAGGAACGATGCTTATCCAGATTTAAATCCATGACCCAAAGATTCTCTTCTTTCCCGGACCCTTTAAGCGCCGGATCAATTTTCAAGATGATGATGCAGTCTCTTCAAGACGATTATGGACTTTTTCAGTTTACGAGCATTATAGGGAAATCTTCTTCAGCAGATCGAATTCGTCAAGGATTTTTCCAGCCCCCAGTACCACACAGGAGAGGGGATCTTCTGAATAAATTATCGGTAATTTTGTTTCTTCCCGCAGCAGGCAATCAAGCCCGGTCAACAGGGATCCTCCGCCAGCCAGAACGATTCCCCGATCAACGATATCAGCCGCCAATTCCGGAGGTGTGCGCTCCAGGGCCATTTTAACAATATCCACGATCGCTGAAATCGGCTCAGCCAGACAACTGCGGATTTCATCATCATTGATAACCAGCGTCTTGGGAACCCCCACCACCAGATCACGGCCCTTGACCTCCGTAGTCTTGGGCTCCGGCAGGGGATAAGCGGAACCGATGGCAATTTTTATCTGCTCGGCCGTGCTTTCACCTATCATAAGATTATATCGTCTTTTAATATGCTGAGCAATACACTCATCCATCTCATCCCCGCCGACCCGCACCGATCCCGTGTAAACAATGCCGGAAAGCGAGATCACCGCAACCTCGGTAGTCCCCCCTCCGATGTCGACCACCATATTGCCCGATGGCTCCTGAATCGGCAGACCTGCACCAATGGCCGCAGCCATGGGCTCCTCGATAATATAAATTTCCCTGGCGCCAGCCTGGAGAGCGGAGTCCCGGACAGCCCGCTTTTCCACCTGGGTGATGCCCGATGGAACACAAATGATCACTCGTGGACGGACGAGCGTTTTCCGATTATGCACTTTCCGAATGAAGTAGCGCAGCATGGCCTCGGCCATTTCGAAACTGGCGATAACTCCGTCTTTCATGGGGCGAATGGCTTCGATCCCTCCTGGTGTCCGGCCCAGCATCCTTTTGGCTTCCTTGCCGACAGCGATGACATTCTTGGTGTTCTTTTGAATAGCCACGACCGAGGGTTCGCTTAAAACCACACCTTTGCCCTTTACATACACACAGGTGTTTGCCGTACCAAGATCAACCGCCAGATCATTCGAAAACAGCCCAAACAGCGAGTCAAATATCATAATCTCTAGCTCCTCTTTATAGGACTCCTCTTACTACGAATGGCTGAAACATTTCATATTCTCTCCTACAGTCGCTTAAGCGATTAACCCCATTGATTAGAGAACTACTCCGGATAACATCAGGTGTGATATACATGGACATGAAAGCTAATTTTAGACGCCCCCCTGCTGATAAAAGGAATGTTTGTTTCAGTATATAAAAGTTCCCGATTTAAAAACAGTTACTAAGTTATTGTTTTGAGCTATCAAAAAATTTTTCTCATTCTAACAAAAACATTTCACCGAAGCAAGAGAAAAGAATGCCCCTTGAAAATATGCAGGACATGAGATATAATTAATTTATTTAATTTTTGGAAGAACTTAGATGACCTCTCAAGGCTCATGATCTGGAAGGAGAAAAAATTAAATGCTTAGTCTCATGCGAAAGAATGTAAAATCCTTTATGGTAAAAGCAATCATTATGCTCATAGTGCTGGCTTTCATCGGGACCATCTTCCTTGTCTGGGGGGTAGGCAGTGATAAGGCCAAAGATAAGGGAAGGGTCATTACGACTATTTTCGGCGAAGATGTCACCCATCTTGAGTACGTCACCGAATACCGCCAGCTCTATGAATATTATCAAAACCAGTTCAAAGATCACTGGTCACCGGAAATGGCTGAGCGGATGCAGCTCAAAAAAGCTGCCCTGGACAATGTGGTCAACCGCCGGCTCTTGACGCATGAGGCCATCAAGCAGGGAATCACGGTTCACGAGAAAGATGTTCTGGACAAGATTCAAAGCATGCCGATATTTCAGCAGAACGGGCATTTTGACCCACGGGTCTACGCGCAGGTTCTGGAATACGGAATGCACATGGATGCTGCCTCCTTCGAGGCTCAAATGAAAAAAAGCCTGCTGATCGACCGCCTGAGGGAGAGAGTCAGAGGCGGTATCAAGGTATCGCGGGCGGAGCTTCTGGATGCCTATACCCAGCAGAATGAAAAAGTACAGGCTGATTATGTCCTCTTCACTCCAGCCGCATTTATCCCTCAGATTACGGTTTCCACTGATGAGATCATCAGCTATTTCGAAAAAAACAAGCAGAAGTTCGAGCTTCCCCCGCAGCGGAAAATCCGCTACATTTATGTTGATTGTCAGAAGCTGAAGAATTCGTTAACCATTGACGAGGAATCGATCAAAAGGTATTATGAAAGCCACGAAACCCAATACCAACTGCCCAAACAGGTCCGGGCCCGGCACATTCTGATAAAGACCGATCCCACCGCTGACGCGGCCAAAAAAGAGGAAGCTAAAAAGCAGGCCGATGCCCTGTTGCAGAGAATCAGGGCTGGAGAAGACTTCGCCAAACTGGCTACGGAATTTTCCCAGGATCCGGGCAGTGCACAACAGGGTGGAGACCTTGGGTTCTTTGGCCAGGGCCGCATGACTCCCACCTTTGAAAAAGCGGCCTTTGCCCTGGAAAAAGGAGCAGTAAGCGAGGTTGTGGAATCTCCCTTTGGCTACCACATAATCAAGGTAGAAGACGTGCAGGAAGCGCGCACCAAGTCGGTCGAGGAAGTCAGAGGGCAGATCACTAACCAGTTGCTTGATGAAAAAGCCTGGGAAGCGGCTGAAAGTGAAGCCTATAATCTCGTCCGCAACTTCTATAAGGCTGGTAAATTGGAAGATGTAGCCGTCAAAGCGGGATATGCGATCGCTGATACCGAATTTAGCGAGGATGCGAAAATAGTACCGGGTATCGGGCACTCCGAAGATATAGTAAAAAGTGCTTTTGCCCTGAAAAAGGAAGATATCAGCATGCCGGTTCGAGCGAACGCAGGATATTATATCCTCCGGCTGGTCGAAGAGACCCCGGCGAGGGTCCCCGAATTGAACAAGGTCATGGATAAGGTGAGCCAGGCACTCCAGAAAGAAAAAGCCGAAGCCAGAGCCAAGGAAGCGGCTGAAGAACTGCGCACCAAGCTGCTGGCCACAAAAACTGACCTTGCCTCCCTGTCCCAGGGTTATCAGGTACCTGTTGTCGATAGCGGCGAGGTATCTCACAATGGATACATCAAGGGATTAGGACAGGATCAGGATCTTGCCAATGCCCTGTTCAGTCTGAAAGAGGGAGAACCAACTCCCGTACTGCAAACTAAAAAGGGAGTCTGTGTAGCGGTCCTGAAGAAACGGGTCGGAGTTGACCTCAACAAATTCGCTGAGGAAGAAAAAACACTTCGCGAGCAGGCGCTGCGGGCCAAAGAGCACCAAATGTTCCAGACCTGGCTTGAGCGGTTGAAAAAAGAGAATAATATTGTTATTGATTATAATCAGGTATGATACATTCTTTCTGCCGATAAGAATTACGTAGAGAAAAGCACAACACACAAGATTGTTTCCCCGCCCCTCTGGTCAATCAGAGCCATTGACCAGAGGGGTTTTTTGTATTACCCGCCGGAAGGAGAAACGAATGAGCTATAGAATCACGAGCAAGAGGATACTGACTCCCTCGATCGTTTTGCTGGAGCTTGAGCATCCACAACTGGCCAGAGCGGCCCGTCCCGGAAACTTCGTGGTAGTCAAGGTGGATGAATATGGAGAGAGAATCCCCCTGACCATAGTCGATCGCAATGAGAAGCAGGGCACGATTACGGTCATTTACCAGATTGTGGGGGCATCCACCCGCAAACTCGCTGCCTGTAACCAGGGCGACACAATCATGGACCTGGTGGGGCCTCTGGGGAAGCCTGCCCATATCTTCAAGGCCGGGACAGTAGTCTGTATCGGCGGCGGAGTCGGCGCAGCACCCGTTTTGCCAATCGCCAGGGCCATGCAGGCGATTGGAAACAGAGTTATCTCCATTATCGGGGCCAAGAGCAAAGATACCCTCATCCTGGAGGATGAAATGCGGGCTGTCTCTGACCGGCTCCTCGTGGCTACGGATGACGGATCGTATGGAGTCAAAGGTTTTGTGACCGATCTTCTGGCAGAGCTGATCAGCAGGGAAGAAAAAATCGACCTTGTGGTAGCCATCGGTCCGGTAGTGATGATGCGGGCTGTAGCGAACATGACCAAACAAGCCCATATTCCAACCGTGGTCAGCCTGAACTCCATCATGGTCGATGCTACCGGCATGTGCGGTGCCTGCCGGGTCAGCGTTGGCGACAAGACCCTGTTTGCCTGTGTCGAGGGGCCGGAATTCGATGGCCATCAGGTGGACTTCGACGAATTACTGAAACGGCAGGCCATGTATCGGCGGGAAGAAAACCGGGCGGAGTTTACCTATTCCTGTAAATGCAGGGAGCAGGAAGAGAAGGAAAAGGAGCGGGCGGCAAACCCCAGACCCAAGACCCGCGTCCCCATGCCGATGCAAAACCCGGCTGTACGGATCCACAATTTCGATTCCGTTGCTCTGGGCTACAGCCGGGAAGATGCCCTGCTGGAAGCCTCCCGCTGCCTGGAATGCAAAAAGAAGCCCTGCATCGAGGGCTGTCCGGTGGATGTCGATATTCCAGCCTTTATTCACTTCATCAAGGAAGGGGATTTTGCTG
The sequence above is a segment of the bacterium genome. Coding sequences within it:
- the mrdA gene encoding penicillin-binding protein 2, encoding MTELTQDKNEHLFRRVILVTGFILVAFFTITIRILFMQIIQGEKYLALSQNNRIRLVRITAPRGIIYDRNRRILSATRPSYQATITLEDTGDLDKEIDSLSRILNMPVAKLREKIQAAPRWGPYKEIILKKDLTFFELAAIEEYKLNLPGVNVTVGTVRSYPENELAAHVLGYVGEISERQLHQEIYKDIHAGDQIGQFGLEKVCNRFLIGQDGGKQIEVDAWGREMQVLGYEAPKAGDNLVLTIDLELQKLAEELLADKAGAIVALDTRTGEVLVMASRPSFNPNSFASGISQKEWSDLIHNPLYPLQNRAIQSQYPPGSVFKVIVSLAGLETGALNESSAFYCGGSVSIGRWNWKCWKKEGHGRISLHQAIVRSCNVFFYQAGAKIGAENIAHYAQLFGLGQTSGILLENEESGFIPTPAWKLKALKTKWYPGDTLSMAIGQGFISVTPLQAANLMATVANGGTLYCPQLVLSVLNTQGEVIQKVPPLVIRKLNISQKSLDVVRLGLFGVVNEYGTGARAALPDIKVAGKTGTAQMISLRDNSAKDDDVPDELKDHAWFCGFAPFEQPEIALAVFVEHGGKGGAACAPLAKEVFLKYFQLKQERSGIQQEKAGIPGQDKAESSVQEKAEAPEQGKAGAARREKPGASEQEKAGAPGQKKAGVSGNV
- a CDS encoding peptidylprolyl isomerase; the encoded protein is MLSLMRKNVKSFMVKAIIMLIVLAFIGTIFLVWGVGSDKAKDKGRVITTIFGEDVTHLEYVTEYRQLYEYYQNQFKDHWSPEMAERMQLKKAALDNVVNRRLLTHEAIKQGITVHEKDVLDKIQSMPIFQQNGHFDPRVYAQVLEYGMHMDAASFEAQMKKSLLIDRLRERVRGGIKVSRAELLDAYTQQNEKVQADYVLFTPAAFIPQITVSTDEIISYFEKNKQKFELPPQRKIRYIYVDCQKLKNSLTIDEESIKRYYESHETQYQLPKQVRARHILIKTDPTADAAKKEEAKKQADALLQRIRAGEDFAKLATEFSQDPGSAQQGGDLGFFGQGRMTPTFEKAAFALEKGAVSEVVESPFGYHIIKVEDVQEARTKSVEEVRGQITNQLLDEKAWEAAESEAYNLVRNFYKAGKLEDVAVKAGYAIADTEFSEDAKIVPGIGHSEDIVKSAFALKKEDISMPVRANAGYYILRLVEETPARVPELNKVMDKVSQALQKEKAEARAKEAAEELRTKLLATKTDLASLSQGYQVPVVDSGEVSHNGYIKGLGQDQDLANALFSLKEGEPTPVLQTKKGVCVAVLKKRVGVDLNKFAEEEKTLREQALRAKEHQMFQTWLERLKKENNIVIDYNQV
- the rodA gene encoding rod shape-determining protein RodA, which gives rise to MFDRRLLTNFDWSLLTAVCLLVTCGIVLIFSATHSAPNPALRGLYQRQIYQAILALAGLLVIISIDYHQIIRYGIFFYIVDNILLIYLLAGGAGSRAGVNRWISVMGISIQPSEFSKIILILILSGYLSRHHSEDIRLREMIILLVLLGIPLVLVVKQPDLGSALMLLPIFMIMLLVAEVPLRWMFLLVGSGLGAIPIVWRHLKPYQVNRILSFAKPNLDPLGIGYQVLQSKIAVGSGGGLGRGFLAGTQSQLRFIPQHHTDFIFSVLAEEWGFLGCIVVIGLFLFLILKGIDCALHAKDQLGTIMAMGVISMFAFHVITNVGMVVGLMPVTGIPLPFLSYGGTSLVTNMAAVGLLLNIRMRRFS
- the mreC gene encoding rod shape-determining protein MreC, producing the protein MDLNLDKHRSFSLLIFFLLISFFLITFQGFQGKRANSLLRSTITLFSSIHKVSVSMVRGVKYIWYDYIALIGVRQENKELRQQIEFLKSLNNQYIEAVQANQRLRRLLDFRKEIEEPTFSAQIIGKDSTNWCKSVLLDKGSMDGVAVNMPVVTYGGIVGKVQEVTNHTAKVLLINDIHSSVAVLIQRNRAEGIAAGSGKDYCILKYVGKDLDIRRGDRVITSGIGGVFPKGVVVGVVSKVQKNNYDLFQYVEVIPEAKISRLEEVLIIKRTPKF
- a CDS encoding rod shape-determining protein, which produces MIFDSLFGLFSNDLAVDLGTANTCVYVKGKGVVLSEPSVVAIQKNTKNVIAVGKEAKRMLGRTPGGIEAIRPMKDGVIASFEMAEAMLRYFIRKVHNRKTLVRPRVIICVPSGITQVEKRAVRDSALQAGAREIYIIEEPMAAAIGAGLPIQEPSGNMVVDIGGGTTEVAVISLSGIVYTGSVRVGGDEMDECIAQHIKRRYNLMIGESTAEQIKIAIGSAYPLPEPKTTEVKGRDLVVGVPKTLVINDDEIRSCLAEPISAIVDIVKMALERTPPELAADIVDRGIVLAGGGSLLTGLDCLLREETKLPIIYSEDPLSCVVLGAGKILDEFDLLKKISL
- a CDS encoding IS1595 family transposase — encoded protein: MSVSTGGPICQRRYFEGTRLPLSHWLVALDLFRQGKSALAVAQELAVNRHTAERMHRLLQDELWINRPGEKLSGISESDEVYIICGAKGIKQKDRAPRKRGLKKRGRGTAQTDKPPVIGVVERDSGEIRLEVCPNANKETCHEVIEKHGEPGSTLNPDDWGGYNGLEDKGIKHKTVCHSQGEYARDDDGDGINEVHENTMEAIWSLLRQCGSDHTEESERCTCTCMSTPLNSSTT
- the mreD gene encoding rod shape-determining protein MreD → MTLKNFLFFFVLILASVFFQSTALNILVISGIKPDLVLIVVCYISLRWEEEVGTCLGFLLGFLQDVLSAGILGSNALTKTLFGYLCKKAERRLNTKNPVVQMLMVFFFSLLEGIFFLVVLQVFHLSRGIHETILELVLPEAVYNMILAPILFWTINLLHKRWIFEDDRINPG